The Latilactobacillus sakei subsp. sakei DSM 20017 = JCM 1157 genome includes a window with the following:
- a CDS encoding toxic anion resistance protein has translation MTDVTEKQDDLMSDLLKDPFDQATPAVTEETVEKKSGEELLNQLSPEQQQQAQQLAEQLDVNDQQAVLNYGAQAQKKLGAFSQTMLNQVQSQETGEIGDALTSLMYRLNEANPDELRAEDSNVFKRMFGKIKKSVYEVTAKYQKIGAQIDGIAIKLEKEKDGLMRDNETLEGLYAKNKAYFDALNIYIAAGQLKMQALDQTEIPAAMAKAENDNNQMAVQEVNDLNQFKNRLEKRTYDLELARQITLQQAPQIRLIQNTNQALAEKIQASINTAIPLWKNQVAIALTLLRQKDAVTAQRQVSETTNDLLKKNSAMLKMSSIETAKENERGVVDIETLQKTQNDLVETLQETLKIQQEGHEKRQMAEKELNHMENDLRDHLLAYTQGQTTNNAGPKNVN, from the coding sequence ATGACAGACGTTACCGAAAAACAAGATGATTTAATGAGTGATTTATTAAAAGACCCATTTGATCAAGCGACCCCTGCCGTTACTGAAGAAACGGTTGAAAAAAAATCAGGTGAAGAATTACTAAACCAACTCTCACCTGAACAACAACAACAAGCCCAACAATTGGCTGAACAATTAGACGTTAACGATCAACAAGCAGTTCTCAATTACGGCGCTCAGGCCCAAAAGAAACTGGGTGCTTTTTCGCAAACAATGTTGAATCAAGTTCAAAGCCAAGAAACTGGTGAAATCGGCGACGCACTAACTTCATTGATGTATCGTCTAAACGAAGCTAACCCGGACGAATTACGGGCTGAAGACAGCAACGTTTTCAAGCGGATGTTTGGTAAGATTAAAAAATCAGTTTACGAAGTCACTGCTAAGTATCAAAAGATTGGTGCTCAAATCGACGGGATTGCGATTAAACTGGAAAAAGAAAAAGACGGTTTAATGCGCGATAACGAAACATTGGAAGGTCTATACGCTAAAAACAAAGCCTACTTTGATGCACTGAATATCTACATCGCCGCTGGTCAACTCAAGATGCAAGCGCTCGATCAAACTGAGATCCCAGCTGCTATGGCGAAAGCCGAAAATGACAACAATCAAATGGCTGTGCAAGAGGTCAATGATCTCAATCAATTTAAGAACCGGCTTGAAAAGCGGACTTATGATTTAGAGTTAGCCCGTCAAATTACGCTCCAACAAGCGCCACAAATTCGCTTAATCCAAAATACGAACCAAGCGCTCGCTGAAAAAATTCAAGCCTCAATTAACACCGCTATTCCGCTTTGGAAGAATCAAGTCGCAATCGCCTTGACCCTCCTCCGTCAAAAAGATGCGGTCACTGCACAACGCCAAGTTTCCGAAACAACTAACGATCTCTTGAAGAAAAATAGTGCGATGTTGAAGATGTCATCAATTGAAACTGCTAAGGAAAACGAACGTGGCGTCGTTGATATCGAAACCCTTCAAAAGACCCAAAACGACTTAGTCGAAACCCTTCAAGAAACCTTGAAGATTCAACAAGAAGGTCACGAAAAACGGCAAATGGCTGAAAAAGAATTAAACCACATGGAAAATGACTTACGTGATCATTTATTAGCCTACACACAAGGCCAGACAACAAATAACGCGGGTCCTAAGAATGTCAACTAA